GACGATCAGAGATCCGTGGCCGTTACGCTCACGTCTCGCATTTCTTCCTATGATACCTATGTGGCTGGTCAGGTGGGGTTCTATGGTTTCAATTCCCATGTTTTGTTCTGAAACAGGCACATCCTTTTCGCGGCGCAGCCCTTCTTCGCACAGGCTACCGCCCTCGCGCGATTACCGGAACCAATCTGATACCTGGGAATGCACGGAAAACCGGCCCGAAATTATACCTCAACCCGCAAACCCTTGCAACCTGATTAAAGATGGAATTCGCGATGTTGAATCTTATCACTCCTGTCCGCCAAAGTCTAGAGACAAGAAGGCCGCCTCCAGAAGCCGCACCCCCTGTTCGCGGCGCGCAAGGCCGCGGTTCCTTAACTATTCTTGACGGGGGCCGTGAAATCGGATTATATTAATAGAACATGTGATTTTTTGGAGGATGAGTTATGCCTATCTACGAGTACAAGTGCACAAAGTGCGGAAAGACTTTTGAGATATTTCAAAAGATCGCGGATGACCCTCTGTCCGAATGCCGCGCCTGCGGGGGCACGCTTGCGAAGCTGATTTCCCAGTGCTCTTTCCATCTGAAGGGTACAGGGTGGTATGTAACCGATTATAAAAAGCCCGTGGATTCCGTCGGGGGCAAGCACAAGGAGAAAAAGGAAGAATCAGCCGCTGAAACAGTCACGGAGACAAAGACGGAGACTGTAACGGAAACTAAAACTAAAACCGAGACGACAAGCGCGGGACAGACTG
This is a stretch of genomic DNA from Syntrophorhabdaceae bacterium. It encodes these proteins:
- a CDS encoding zinc ribbon domain-containing protein, whose translation is MPIYEYKCTKCGKTFEIFQKIADDPLSECRACGGTLAKLISQCSFHLKGTGWYVTDYKKPVDSVGGKHKEKKEESAAETVTETKTETVTETKTKTETTSAGQTGG